In the Longimicrobium sp. genome, one interval contains:
- a CDS encoding alpha/beta fold hydrolase, translating to MATKIHQTVKSERAVRGGRRLEVEFRTTGDPVPGILLLPETAPSGGVLLLHGYSSRSEHMVAGIGESLQRHGLASLAIDLPLHGTRHDPLQAQAARNPLAIFGLWRQAQRECRLALHYLGARAEVDRGCIGVAGYSLGSFLAVMLAADEPSVRAVVLAAGGDLPAETPLAMAARAVADPLRAVRRLDGRPLLMVHGRYDRTMKPEQAKRLFEAAREPKEIRWWNAGHRLPPEAIDDAADWLVRELGREKSQRRATG from the coding sequence ATGGCGACGAAGATTCATCAGACGGTGAAGAGCGAGCGCGCGGTCCGCGGCGGGCGGCGTCTCGAAGTCGAGTTCCGCACCACGGGCGACCCGGTGCCGGGGATCCTCCTGCTGCCGGAGACGGCGCCCTCGGGCGGGGTGCTGCTGCTGCACGGCTACTCGTCGCGCAGCGAGCACATGGTGGCGGGGATCGGCGAGTCGCTGCAGCGGCACGGGCTGGCGAGCCTGGCCATCGACCTGCCGCTGCACGGCACCCGGCACGACCCGCTGCAGGCGCAGGCGGCGCGCAACCCGCTGGCCATCTTCGGCCTGTGGCGCCAGGCGCAGCGCGAGTGCAGGCTCGCCCTGCACTACCTCGGCGCCCGGGCGGAGGTCGACCGCGGCTGCATCGGCGTGGCCGGGTACTCGCTCGGCAGCTTCCTGGCGGTGATGCTGGCCGCCGACGAGCCGTCCGTTCGCGCCGTCGTCCTCGCCGCCGGCGGCGACCTCCCCGCCGAGACGCCGCTGGCGATGGCCGCGCGCGCGGTGGCCGATCCGCTGCGCGCCGTGCGCAGGCTGGACGGGCGGCCGCTGCTGATGGTGCACGGCCGCTACGACCGCACCATGAAGCCGGAACAGGCGAAGCGCCTGTTCGAGGCCGCGCGCGAGCCCAAGGAGATCCGCTGGTGGAACGCCGGCCACCGCCTTCCCCCCGAGGCCATCGACGATGCCGCCGACTGGCTGGTCCGCGAGCTCGGCCGCGAGAAAAGCCAGCGGCGCGCCACGGGTTGA